One stretch of Ailuropoda melanoleuca isolate Jingjing chromosome 20, ASM200744v2, whole genome shotgun sequence DNA includes these proteins:
- the LOC100468677 gene encoding LOW QUALITY PROTEIN: ubiquitin-conjugating enzyme E2 E3-like (The sequence of the model RefSeq protein was modified relative to this genomic sequence to represent the inferred CDS: inserted 1 base in 1 codon) — MNRPDEQSNFPRSNFTKMSNDRQRSNDDTPSTSSGSSDADQKDLPAPDPEEKEERKSSVTQGKKYTKLSRKTTAELSAVVKGLQKELTDVIHVAPPYFHAGPKGDNIYEWRLTIFDPPSCVHEGGMVFLDTTFSSNYQFKPPKVTFHTGIYHCTINSQGLVCLNILKDNWSPTLTISKILLLTCSXLAECNSADTPVGSIASQYLTNKAEHGQR; from the exons ATGAATAGGCCAGATGAGCAGTCAAATTTTCCAAGAAGTAACTTCACCAAAATGTCCAATGATAGGCAAAGATCCAATGATGATACCCCCAGCACCAGCAGTGGTAGTTCAGATGCAGATCAGAAAGACCTCCCTGCTCCAGAccctgaagaaaaagaagaaagaaaatcctctgtcacccaggggaaaaaatataCCAAACTCTCCAGAAAAACCACTGCTGAATTATCTGCTGTTGTGAAAGGACTTCAGAAGGAGCTAACTGACGTCATCCACGTTGCTCCTCCCTACTTCCATGCTGGGCCTAAAGGAGATAACATTTATGAATGGAGATTAACTATATTTGATCCACCAAGTTGTGTGCATGAAGGTGGTATGGTTTTTCTGGATACCACATTTTCATCCAATTATCAATTTAAGCCACCAAAAGTTACTTTTCACACCGGAATCTATCACTGCACCATCAACAGTCAAGGACTTGTGTGTCTGAATATCCTTAAAGACAACTGGAGTCCTACTTTGACAATTTCAAAGATTTTGCTGCTCACTTGTT CTTTGGCAGAGTGCAACTCTGCAGATACTCCAGTTGGAAGCATTGCTTCTCAGTATTTGACGAACAAAGCGGAACATGGCCAGAGATAG